A region from the Streptosporangium sp. NBC_01756 genome encodes:
- a CDS encoding TetR/AcrR family transcriptional regulator, translating into MTTTPPRRRAPGMSLERRRHMIVRSALPLVAEYGAAVTTSQIARAAGIGEATIFRAFTDKDELLDACVLEALRPDHVLEQLAAISLDQPLIARLTEAADAMQAHATRIGTVLGALHASGRRSRDRRAPLSPADGPAGSPADGPAVSSTESTVQDPAGGPAEEGSTAGRVDAAPSPDQAGRTRVLDREDSARQTHEALADLFEPERDSLRLPPELLATIFLHLMASSARRPLGGPQVSNDDLVNLFVHGALA; encoded by the coding sequence ATGACAACCACCCCTCCCCGGCGCCGAGCGCCGGGCATGAGCCTGGAGCGGCGGCGCCACATGATCGTGCGGTCCGCGCTGCCCCTGGTCGCCGAGTACGGTGCCGCCGTCACCACCAGCCAGATCGCCAGGGCCGCGGGGATCGGCGAGGCCACGATCTTCCGGGCCTTCACCGACAAGGACGAACTGCTGGACGCCTGCGTGCTCGAGGCGCTCCGTCCCGACCACGTGCTGGAGCAGCTCGCCGCGATCTCACTCGACCAGCCGCTGATCGCCCGCCTGACCGAGGCCGCCGACGCCATGCAGGCGCACGCGACGCGGATCGGCACCGTCCTCGGCGCCCTGCACGCCTCGGGCCGCCGTTCCCGCGACCGCCGCGCTCCCCTCTCCCCCGCGGACGGCCCGGCCGGGAGCCCCGCGGACGGCCCGGCCGTCTCCTCCACGGAGAGTACGGTCCAGGACCCCGCGGGCGGCCCGGCCGAGGAGGGATCCACGGCCGGCCGCGTAGACGCGGCCCCCTCGCCGGACCAGGCGGGCAGGACACGTGTCCTGGACCGCGAGGACTCGGCCAGGCAGACCCACGAGGCACTGGCCGACCTGTTCGAGCCCGAGCGCGACTCGCTCCGTCTCCCCCCGGAACTGCTGGCGACGATCTTCCTCCACCTGATGGCGTCCAGCGCCCGCCGTCCGCTGGGCGGCCCCCAGGTGAGCAACGACGACCTCGTGAACCTGTTCGTGCACGGCGCCCTGGCCTGA
- a CDS encoding VOC family protein has translation MTVTLNHTIVPAVDNERAARFFAGVMGLTCLPPAGARGHFAPVRVNDSLTLDYLTVETPEGHHLAFDVDPATFEGILARLQEAGVPYGNSPADPANGRIDHPLCPRGLFFVDENHNLYEVMSPA, from the coding sequence ATGACCGTCACCCTGAACCACACCATCGTCCCCGCCGTCGACAACGAGCGGGCCGCCCGGTTCTTCGCCGGCGTCATGGGGCTCACCTGCCTGCCGCCCGCCGGGGCGCGCGGCCACTTCGCCCCCGTCCGGGTCAACGACTCCCTGACCCTCGACTACCTGACCGTCGAGACCCCCGAGGGACACCACCTGGCCTTCGACGTGGACCCCGCCACCTTCGAGGGGATCCTCGCCCGTCTCCAGGAGGCCGGCGTGCCGTACGGCAACAGTCCCGCCGACCCCGCCAACGGCCGGATCGACCACCCGCTCTGTCCTCGCGGCCTTTTCTTCGTCGACGAGAACCACAACCTCTACGAGGTGATGTCCCCCGCGTGA
- a CDS encoding pentapeptide repeat-containing protein → MRLTRPFRRLGPAERRIWDAYPTGAWVDLRTGDKDTDDPVNGPAWGPDRTVRAEVIAALLLGAREPEPGRTAGLRLAGARVTGELNLSDAVLTGKLHLLNCHLSEVVSLTDATTSGVRFRGCEMERIRAARCTVNGLLELDGSTVRNGVRLDNAHVTGQFRLSRARLHAPGERFRASESWLEDARRPFTAAEMKERGLGQDQWAVWAGGLTVDGGAFLRDLRVTGGLRLIGAKFHGGIYLQRSVITATGSHAVQADFMEAGAVEFSAGFTAKGTIRMRSARVNGVLSFSEATLEAPGRTLHLSHAQVEELIWLPTSVKGGVNLGYSRIGVLFDGPASYPDEVRLNGLTYEALRGRWTVAERLSWVCRDSDGYRPQPYEQLAAWFRRIGHEPDARRVLLAKQRRRRGTLRPTGRFWGRLLDLVVGYGYRPWLAGLWVVVLLAAGTAVFAAVPPAQIDPDEVRSFQPFVYTLDLLVPVSVFEQRGAWEPVDWTQWLAWTLVASGWILATALIAGAARVLRPSAGS, encoded by the coding sequence ATGCGGCTGACGCGACCGTTCCGGCGGCTCGGCCCGGCGGAGCGGCGGATCTGGGACGCCTACCCGACCGGCGCCTGGGTGGACCTGCGGACCGGGGACAAGGACACCGACGACCCGGTGAACGGTCCGGCGTGGGGGCCGGACCGGACGGTCCGGGCGGAGGTCATCGCGGCGCTGCTGCTCGGCGCGCGTGAGCCCGAGCCGGGCAGGACCGCCGGGCTGCGACTGGCGGGCGCCCGCGTGACCGGGGAGCTGAACCTGTCCGACGCCGTCCTCACCGGCAAGCTCCACCTGCTCAACTGCCACCTCTCCGAGGTCGTCTCCCTCACCGACGCCACCACGTCCGGTGTGCGGTTCCGGGGTTGCGAGATGGAGCGGATCCGGGCGGCCAGGTGCACCGTCAACGGCCTGCTGGAGCTCGACGGCTCCACGGTCCGCAACGGGGTCCGGCTGGACAACGCGCACGTGACGGGTCAGTTCCGGCTCTCCAGGGCGCGGCTTCACGCACCCGGTGAGCGGTTCCGGGCGAGCGAGAGCTGGCTGGAGGACGCCCGGCGGCCTTTCACCGCGGCGGAGATGAAGGAGCGGGGTCTCGGCCAGGACCAGTGGGCGGTGTGGGCGGGTGGGCTGACCGTGGACGGCGGGGCGTTCCTGCGGGACCTGCGTGTCACCGGCGGGCTCAGGCTGATCGGGGCGAAGTTCCACGGCGGGATCTACCTGCAGAGATCGGTCATCACGGCGACCGGCTCGCATGCCGTGCAGGCCGACTTCATGGAGGCCGGGGCGGTGGAGTTCAGCGCGGGGTTCACCGCGAAGGGCACGATCCGGATGCGCAGCGCGCGTGTCAACGGCGTGCTCTCCTTCAGCGAGGCCACGCTGGAGGCCCCCGGCCGGACGCTCCACCTGAGCCATGCGCAGGTGGAGGAGCTGATCTGGCTGCCGACCTCCGTCAAGGGAGGGGTCAACCTCGGCTACTCCCGGATCGGTGTCCTGTTCGACGGCCCGGCGTCCTATCCGGACGAGGTCCGCCTCAACGGGCTGACCTACGAGGCGCTGCGCGGCCGGTGGACCGTGGCGGAGCGGTTGTCGTGGGTGTGCCGCGACTCGGACGGCTACCGCCCCCAGCCGTACGAGCAGCTCGCCGCCTGGTTCCGCCGGATCGGACACGAGCCGGACGCCCGCCGGGTGCTGCTGGCCAAGCAGCGCCGGCGCCGGGGCACCCTCAGACCCACCGGCAGGTTCTGGGGCCGGTTGCTCGATCTGGTCGTCGGCTACGGCTACCGCCCCTGGCTGGCCGGGCTCTGGGTGGTGGTGCTGCTGGCCGCGGGGACCGCGGTCTTCGCCGCCGTTCCGCCCGCCCAGATCGACCCGGACGAGGTGCGGAGCTTCCAGCCGTTCGTCTACACGCTGGACCTGCTCGTCCCGGTGAGCGTCTTCGAACAGCGGGGAGCGTGGGAGCCGGTCGACTGGACCCAGTGGCTGGCCTGGACCCTGGTCGCCTCCGGCTGGATCCTGGCCACCGCCCTGATCGCCGGAGCCGCCCGGGTGCTGCGCCCCAGCGCGGGCTCCTAG
- a CDS encoding mechanosensitive ion channel family protein, giving the protein MSRWIILLTSVLAAVACVEMVRRALRWRLLGEKWVLAAPLVRRCTWPGFALAVVATANTLYRPSMVEGSVGDAIDRFLNLAMIGCVTWLVIQAAYAVTDVVLDRLVTIQGERNRRARRIRTQITLVRRVATAVVVVLALGAMLFTFPQVRALGAGLLASAGIAGVVVGVAAQSTLGNLLAGLQLAFSDALRLDDVVVVEDEWGRIEELTLTYVVLRLWDERRLVLPVSYFTTNPFENWTRHGSRVIGAVMLRVDWSIPVEELRTELYHALREHPLWDQKDWVLQVVDTLPGGLLELRALMSAADSPSAWDLKCDMREHMVNFIREKYPESLPRFRVVQESEPLSRFGPSER; this is encoded by the coding sequence GTGTCCAGATGGATCATCCTGCTCACCTCCGTGCTGGCCGCCGTGGCGTGCGTGGAGATGGTACGGCGGGCGTTGCGGTGGAGGCTGCTCGGCGAGAAGTGGGTCCTCGCCGCTCCACTCGTGCGCCGCTGCACCTGGCCGGGGTTCGCCCTGGCGGTCGTGGCGACCGCCAACACCCTCTACCGGCCGAGCATGGTCGAAGGGTCGGTCGGCGACGCGATCGACCGGTTCCTCAACCTGGCCATGATCGGCTGTGTCACCTGGCTGGTCATCCAGGCCGCCTACGCCGTCACCGACGTGGTGCTGGACCGGCTGGTCACCATCCAGGGCGAGCGCAACCGGCGGGCCCGGCGGATCCGTACCCAGATCACGCTGGTCCGCCGGGTGGCGACGGCGGTGGTCGTCGTGCTGGCACTGGGCGCGATGCTCTTCACCTTCCCGCAGGTGCGCGCGCTCGGCGCCGGACTGCTGGCCTCCGCCGGGATCGCCGGTGTGGTCGTCGGTGTCGCGGCCCAGTCCACCCTGGGCAACCTGCTCGCCGGGCTGCAACTCGCCTTCAGCGACGCCCTCCGGCTGGACGACGTGGTCGTGGTGGAGGACGAGTGGGGCAGGATCGAGGAACTCACCCTCACCTACGTGGTGCTGCGCCTGTGGGACGAGCGCAGGCTGGTACTGCCGGTCTCCTACTTCACCACCAACCCGTTCGAGAACTGGACCCGGCACGGCAGCCGGGTGATCGGCGCGGTCATGCTCCGGGTGGACTGGTCGATCCCGGTGGAGGAGCTCCGCACCGAGCTCTACCACGCCCTGCGTGAGCACCCCCTCTGGGACCAGAAGGACTGGGTCCTCCAGGTCGTCGACACCCTTCCCGGGGGACTGCTCGAACTGCGCGCCCTGATGAGCGCCGCCGACTCGCCCAGCGCCTGGGACCTCAAGTGCGACATGCGAGAGCACATGGTGAACTTCATCCGGGAGAAGTACCCCGAGTCGCTGCCCCGCTTCCGGGTGGTGCAGGAGAGCGAACCGCTGTCCCGGTTCGGCCCGTCGGAGCGCTAG